Below is a window of Candidatus Nitrosotenuis uzonensis DNA.
GGCCTGCCATGACCAGTCCAAGATCCCACAGACCTTGCAATGTAACAGCAGCATATCCTATCATGGGCGGGGATCCGCCGCAGAGACCTCCCAAAATGATATTTGCCCTACTTCTTCGCTTCAGTGCATGAGAGTATACTAGAACATTGTTTATCAGACCAAATGCCATGAAAGTTCCTGCCCATATCCCATTCCAGAATCCAGCGGTGTATGATATTGCAAACGCGCATGCAAGCGAGATTCCAGCAAGCACGAGCCCAAAATCTCTAGCTCTCTCAGGAGGAGATATCCTGCCTGAAGGTATCGGTCTTCCCTTGGTGCGTTCCATTATTGCATCAATGTCCCTATCGTGATAGTTTGTCAGAGTGTTGGCCGACGCAGAGCCAGCAGCCACACCAAAGAGCATAAGTGCCCAAGTGAGCGGCGATACCTCTACACTGTAAATCTTTGAGGCCACGATAGCTGCTCCGAATGCGGTAAATACTAAAAGATACCAGATCTTTGGCTTTGTAAGCTCATAATACGTCTTAATTTTTGAGCTACT
It encodes the following:
- a CDS encoding heme o synthase, whose protein sequence is MQKAESSSKIKTYYELTKPKIWYLLVFTAFGAAIVASKIYSVEVSPLTWALMLFGVAAGSASANTLTNYHDRDIDAIMERTKGRPIPSGRISPPERARDFGLVLAGISLACAFAISYTAGFWNGIWAGTFMAFGLINNVLVYSHALKRRSRANIILGGLCGGSPPMIGYAAVTLQGLWDLGLVMAGLVFIWIPMHIWALTLHFKDDYNKVNVPMLTAVQSEKTSVRVIAISTLVMVLFSVVPFFLSTESGEPVMREVYLYTAIASGALMLALSFWVIAKPSEKASWMLFKFSSPYLAVLFIALMVDSALR